A genomic window from Chrysoperla carnea chromosome 3, inChrCarn1.1, whole genome shotgun sequence includes:
- the LOC123295028 gene encoding fatty acid synthase-like, with the protein MVQNWCSYPNPAPGEEVVICGISGLFPKSDNIIELKHNLYNGIDMISEDNSSTSPDIPKYLGRVNPNNLSEFDNKFFNVPDEQIRSLDPMIRIHLEKTYEAIIDAGLNPDDLRGTKTGVYTASSFNEVDYGWIHTPANVDGYGVIGNSRAMLANHVSLWLDLHGPSYNLDTACSSYLYAVEHGYRDLRAGIVDCALVGTGNLCLSEMTTLQFARLGLLSKEGACRTFDEKANGYARSETIGCMVLMRAKDAKRIYSYIVHSKTNCDGYKPQGITFPSTEGQHKLLSEFYNEITILPKDINYVECHGTGTKVGDVEECISVEKIFCKDRKTPLKIGSVKSNLGHSEPSSGLCAIAKCIFSMESGLIPPNLHYNIPRKEIQGLIENKFEVVDKITPLDGDYMAVSGFGFGGANAHLLLKRFKKMKKNYGYPSDDLPRLVCVSGRTQDAVNTIIQDLQKRSIDVEHVRLYHEVYRKNIKKHDYRGYVLLQKSEPRNIGHATKFIKNLATPAICYVFTGVGSQWAGMGITLMQIPKFAATMHKLNKYLDPLCVDIVKIITDTNPKVFDNPLYAILGTTAIQIGLVDVLNAIGIEADQMIGYSTGEFACAYADNCLTAEQTILAAYYRGLALFDSKMIGKSMAVTDLNSNELLNDYTTEIDSDEHINKRNSMGISGSVEPGLLRELRKLIPNPKSKSKKWISKTESTNMKNNENHELCSADYLINILNTPYLKTNFKNIQSNTVILEISPANSLVDMLKDVIDKENVLIGSLMQKNDYDLNTFFNIIGNLYTKGFNPQLATLYPEVQFPVSCGTPMIGHTVKWEHSRKWPVTIEGFSWVDTSLEKTVVIDVTTPTLEYLTGHVVDGRNLFPATGYLALMWNALSEIEGELLENIAVEFEDVQFLRATNISTKNTLTFEMMIQKGTGNFEILESDSVVVTGRLKRLPHNSKELLKLPEVKPIVNDTDKLPLNSRDIYKELRLRGYNYQREFKGILSTDNSGFVGQIEWKPGMWAAFMDNMLQLQILQEDARYLYVPTSIRKLTIYPHEHFQHIQEHEDGRQSITVTNYKEYKVLQGGGIQIEGLMATSINRRKPLAESVLEKQEFVPLINCISQKYTVVDAMRIFFQIGLENNPSVKVKVVEVDNEVNDILAPVIFEVLSDLPLIQPDITVLSSRSFQLPNNCQVSNKPLETESKADYIMAHDLLNNPNKLPIIGTVSKNKDSFVISRENPKTKTCSIPDYDILCELFTENDKLLMLRKKQILNINKSTEIIKITNDLEFPWMEQLQQLMKSKIPTILYSQNEPISGLIGLINCLRKEYISNSIQAVFINDKNAPEFDINDPFYKKQLDLGLAVNVYLNGVWGGYRHLKLLGTKTITDTAYINCVTRGDLSSMTWIELPLSSKPRGIIEICYSAMNFRDVMLATGKLSSDFMDKGKTDPDCVLPLDCVQGLEFSGVGPDGKRYMGLVTRAGQATRVEYDENLTWPVPDNWSLEDAATVPVVYSTVYGSLIKNGMSKGHSVLIHSGTGGVGLAAIHVALHYGCEVFTTVGTQEKREFIKKMFPQIKESHIGNSRDTSFEQMVMSETKGRGVDFVLNSLAEEKLLASVRCLAEYGKFMEIGKFDLSKNNKLGMEVFMRGASFHGIMLDNTLEAPAEEKEVIRSMILKGIQDGAIKPLPRTVFDIENLEAPYRYLSAGKHIGKVLIKIRDNEAQKTVLVPAIPRLYVKHNKSIVIIGGLGGFGLELANWLIQRGCRNLILSSRQGLRKGYQSIRIQKWRSAGINVQVSTANISTKEGCIEILQFAEQFGPVDGIYNLAVILRDALFENQSIENFQTSFGGKVLGTKYLDEVSRTLCPELRHFVVFSSVSCGRGNAGQTNYGMANSVMERICEERHASGYPALAIQWGAIGEVGLVADMQDNDTILEIGGTLQQSLNSCFNAMDIFLKQSSPVVASMVVAEKKYGFNAGGSILDSVVSIMGIKDHTKLSKHSKLSEIGMDSMMAVEIKQTLEREFELFLTPQDIRNLTFSKLIELQNQLVDNTESGDTLKENSMPQEDVFKMLVRTLGDENEDIEPMIELPSIKNKENSMPLFFIPGIEGNCLVFEALCSRLNYQCYGLQTSFEDTTDNISALTQKMVSLITSKLAKNEKYGIVGYSYGSILATEITTQLEKLGHKGRCLFIDGSPTFLKALIRNLLSMSMSEKISASTVESRLIALMLSLFLTESVSNILNELETLPDWESRVDLLLSKKPEGVSLYSEKYTRTLCNGLLARFKSVLNYNISEEIKLNVPIALVRPTIQVISESSEDYDLSTLVDKESSKIPITILEGDHYTVLENVSLPNLVNEFFS; encoded by the exons ATGGTTCAAAACTGGTGTTCGTATCCGAATCCAGCGCCAGGTGAAGAAGTTGTTATTTGTGGTATTTCTGGTTTATTTCCAAAAAGTGACAACATTATTGAATTAAAGCACAATTTATACAATGGTATTGATATGATATCAGAAGATAACTCATCCACAAGTCCTGACATACCAAAATATTTGGGTCGAGTGAATCCAAATAATCTCAGCGAGTTtgataataagttttttaatgtaccaGATGAACAAATTCGTTCATTGGATCCAATGATTCGCATACATTTAGAGAAAACATATGAGGCCATAATTGATGCAGGATTAAATCCCGACGATTTACGTGGAACAAAAACTGGAGTTTACACAGCGTCTTCATTTAATGAAGTTGACTATGGTTGGATTCATACACCAGCAAATGTTGATGGCTACGGTGTGATTGGAAATAGTAGAGCAATGTTAGCTAACCACGTAAGTCTATGGTTAGATTTACATGGTCCATCGTATAATTTGGATACAGCATGTTCAAGTTACTTATATGCTGTTGAGCACGGGTATAGAGATTTGAGAGCTGGTATTGTGGATTGTGCGCTTGTTGGAACCGGAAATTTATGTTTGTCTGAAATGACAACTTTACAATTTGCACGTTTGGGTTTATTATCAAAAGAAGGAGCTTGTCGAACTTTTGATGAAAAAGCAAATGGCTATGCAAGATCTGAAACAATTGGATGCATGGTGTTAATGCGTGCTAAAGATGCTAAACGTATCTACTCGTATATTGTGCACTCAAAGACTAATTGTGATGGATATAAACCTCAAGGTATTACATTTCCATCTACAGAAGGTCAACACAAATTATTGAGTGAATTCTATAacgaaattacaattttaccGAAAGATATTAATTACGTTGAATGCCACGGCACTGGTACTAAAGTCGGAGACGTAGAGGAATGTATTTCagttgagaaaatattttgtaaagatCGTAAAACACCGTTAAAAATTGGTTCGGTTAAATCTAATCTTGGGCATTCCGAACCATCCTCTGGATTATGTGCAAttgcaaaatgtattttttccaTGGAATCGGGTTTGATCCCACCGAATTTGCATTATAATATACCACGGAAGGAAATTCAAGGattaatcgaaaataaatttgaagttGTTGACAAAATTACACCATTGGATGGTGATTACATGGCTGTAAGTGGATTTGGATTTGGTGGAGCTAATGCACATCTGTTgttaaaacgttttaaaaaaatgaaaaaaaattatggatacCCCTCAGATGACCTACCACGACTTGTTTGTGTATCTGGCAG aactCAAGATGCAGTGAATACAATCATCCAAGATTTACAAAAACGTTCTATAGATGTAGAGCACGTTCGATTGTATCATGAAGTTTATCGGAAGAATATAAAAAAGCATGATTATCGTGGGTATGTGCTATTACAAAAAAGTGAGCCACGTAATATTGGCCATGCaacgaaatttattaaaaatttggcaaCACCAGCCATTTGTTATGTTTTCACTGGAGTAGGAAGTCAATGGGCTGGCATGGGCATAACATTAATGCAAATACCAAAATTCGCGGCAACAATGcataaattgaacaaatatctAGATCCACTTTGTGTAGATATTGTGAAGATTATTACTGATACAAAtccaaaagtttttgataatccTCTGTATGCAATACTTGGAACTACAGCGATCCAAATTGGTTTAGTTGATGTATTGAATGCAATTGGCATCGAAGCGGATCAAATGATTGGTTATTCCACTGGAGAATTCGCATGTGCCTATGCTGATAATTGTTTAACCGCTGAGCAAACAATTTTGGCTGCATATTATCGTGGATTAGCATTGTTTGATTCCAAAATGATTGGGAAGTCGATGGCTGTGACTGATCTTAATTCAAATGAG ttATTAAATGACTATACAACAGAAATCGATAGTGATGAGCATATCAATAAAAGAAACAGCATGGGAATTTCTGGTTCAGTAG AGCCGGGACTACTGAgagaattaagaaaattaattccaaatccaaaatcaaaatcaaagaaATGGATTAGTAAAACTGAATCAACAAACATGAAGAATAATGAAAACCACGAATTATGTTCAGCAGATTatctaatcaatattttaaatactccatatttaaaaacaaattttaaaaatattcaatcaaatacagttattcttgaaatatcaccaGCTAATTCATTAGTTGATATGTTAAAAGATGTTATTGATAAAGAGAATGTATTGATTGGATCACTGATGCAAAAGAACGATTATgatttaaacacattttttaatattattggaaa CTTGTATACAAAAGGATTCAATCCACAATTGGCAACATTGTACCCCGAAGTACAATTTCCTGTAAGCTGTGGTACTCCAATGATAGGACACACCGTAAAATGGGAACATTCAAGAAAATGGCCAGTAACAATAGAAGGGTTTAGTTGGGTCGACACATCGTTGGAAAAAACGGTTGTAATCGATGTGACTACGCCAACACTTGAATATCTTACAGGCCACGTAGTTGATG GTCGAAATCTTTTTCCGGCAACTGGTTACTTAGCTTTAATGTGGAACGCCTTATCCGAAATTGAAGGagaattattggaaaatattgcAGTGGAATTTGAAGATGTTCAATTTTTACGGGCTACAAATATCTCTACAAAAAATACACTAACATTTGAAATGATGATACAAAAGGGTAccggaaattttgaaattttagaaagtgATTCAGTTGTTGTCACTGGTCGACTCAAGCGTTTACCTCATAATTCCAAAGAATTACTAAAGCTGCCCGAAGTAAAACCAATTGTCAATGATACTGACAAGTTACCGTTAAACTCACGTGATATTTACAAAGAGTTGCGCTTACGTGGCTACAATTATCAAAGGGAGTTCAAGGGCATTCTATCTACGGATAATAGTGGCTTTGTTGGGCAAATTGAATGGAAACCAGGCATGTGGGCTGCATTTATGGATAATATGCTACAACTTCAAATATTACAAGAAGATGCCAGATATTTATATGTACCCACAAGTATAcgaaaattaacaatatatcCGCATGAACATTTCCAACATATCCAAGAACACGAAGATGGTAGACAGTCAATAACCGTCACAAATTACAAAGAATATAAAGTACTACAAGGTGGAGGTATCCAAATTGAGGGTTTAATGGCAACATCAATAAATCGTCGTAAACCTTTGGCTGAATCTGTTTTAGAAAAACAAGAATTTGTGccattaataaattgtatttcccAAAAATATACG gtTGTTGATGCTATGcgaatatttttccaaatcgGCTTAGAGAATAACCCAAGTGTTAAAGTAAAAGTCGTTGAGGTTGATAATGAAGTCAACGATATATTGGCACCAGTAATTTTTGAAGTCCTAAGCGACCTACCATTAATTCAACCTGATATAACAGTTCTTTCAAGTCGATCTTTTCAATTGCCAAATAATTGTCAAGTTTCTAACAAACCATTAGAAACTGAATCCAAAGCTGATTATATTATGGCACATGATTTACTAAACAATCCAAAT AAATTGCCAATCATTGGTactgtttcaaaaaataaagatagtTTTGTAATCTCACGGGAAAATCCGAAAACAAAAACTTGTAGTATACCTGATTACGATATATTATGCGAACTATTTACTGAAAATGATAAactattaatgctacgaaaaaaacagatattaaatattaacaaatctacagaaataataaaaattacaaatgaccTTGAATTCCCTTGGATGGAACAATTACAACAAttaatgaaaagtaaaataccaacaattttatattcacaaaatGAACCAATTAGTGGATTAATTGGATTGATTAATTGTTTACGAAAAGAGTACATAAGTAATTCAATTCAAGCTGTGTTCATAAATGATAAGAATGCACCAGAATTCGATATCAACGATCCATTCTACAAAAAACAATTAGATCTTGGTTTGGCTGTAAATGTGTACCTGAATGGTGTTTGGGGTGGATATCGTCATTTGAAATTGTTAGGAACAAAAACAATAACTGACACAGCTTATATTAATTGCGTAACTCGAGGAGATTTATCGAGTATGACCTGGATAGAACTGCCACTGTCCTCAAAACCTAGAGGcattattgaaatttgttattCGGCAATGAATTTTCGAGATGTTATGCTAGCGACAGGAAAATTGAGCAGTGATTTTATGGATAAAGGTAAAACTGACCCTGATTGTGTGTTGCCATTAGACTGTGTTCAAGGCTTAGAATTTTCTGGAGTTGGTCCAGATGGAAAACGGTATATGGGTTTAGTAACGCGCGCTGGACAAGCAACAAGAGTTGAATATGATGAAAACTTGACGTGGCCAGTACCAGATAATTGGAGTTTAGAAGATGCCGCAACAGTTCCTGTTGTTTATTCGACTGTATACGGATCGCTAATTAAAAATGGAATGTCTAAGGGCCACTCAGTCCTTATTCACTCTGGAACGGGGGGTGTTGGTTTAGCTGCTATTCATGTTGCGTTACATTATGGTTGCGAAGTATTCACAACCGTTGGAACGCAAGAGAAACgggaattcataaaaaaaatgtttccacaaattaaag AGAGTCATATTGGTAATTCACGTGACACATCATTTGAACAAATGGTTATGAGTGAAACAAAAGGTCGTGGTGTGGACTTTGTGTTGAATTCACTGGCTGAAGAAAAGCTACTAGCATCTGTTCGGTGTCTAGCTGAGTAtggaaaatttatggaaattggtaaatttgatttatccaaaaataataaacttggaATGGAAGTATTTATGCGTGGGGCTTCGTTTCATGGAATCATGTTGGATAATACGTTGGAAGCACCAGCCGAGGAGAAAGAAGTAATTCGTTCAATGATATTGAAAGGCATTCAAGACGGAGCCATTAAGCCTTTGCCTAGGACTGTGtttgacattgaaaatttagaagCACCTTATAGATACCTCAGTGCTGGCAAACACATTGGTAAAGTATTGATCAAAATTCGTGATAATGAGGCACAGAAAACCGTTTTGGTACCTGCAATTCCAag ATTATACGTAAAGCATAATAAATCGATTGTGATCATTGGCGGTCTGGGTGGATTTGGATTGGAATTAGCTAATTGGTTGATTCAGAGAGGTTGTAGAAATTTAATACTTTCGTCAAGACAGGGTTTAAGAAAGGGATACCAATCAATTCGAATACA aaaatggcgCTCTGCTGGTATTAACGTACAAGTTTCTACTGCAAACATTTCAACAAAAGAAGGGTGCATAGAAATATTGCAATTTGCCGAACAATTTGGTCCGGTTGATGGTATTTACAACTTAGCCGTAATATTAAGAGATGCCTTGTTCGAAAATcaaagtattgaaaattttcaaacatctTTTGGTGGGAAAGTATTGGGTACAAAATATTTAGATGAAGTGAGTCGTACACTTTGTCCAGAGCTGCGACATTTTGTTGTATTCTCAAGTGTATCCTGCGGGCGTGGTAATGCGGGTCAAACTAATTATGGAATGGCAAATTCAGTAATGGAACGTATATGTGAAGAGCGTCATGCCAGTGGATATCCAGCTCTTGCTATACAATGGGGTGCTATTGGTGAAGTAGGGCTTGTTGCCGATATGCAAGATAATGATACAATATTAGAAATTGGTGGAACGCTTCAACAGAGCTTAAACAGCTGTTTCAATGCCATggatattttcttgaaacagtCATCACCTGTTGTTGCAAGTATGGTGGTTGCTGAGAAAAAGTATGGATTCAACGCCGGCGGAAGTATTTTAGATTCTGTTGTATCTATTATGGGGATAAAAGATCATACAAAACTGAGTAAGCATTCAAAACTATCGGAGATTGGTATGGATTCAATGATGGCAGTCgaaattaaacaaacattagAAAGAGAATTTGAGCTTTTCTTAACACCACAAGATATACGAAATTTaactttctcaaaattaatcGAACTGCAAAATCAACTGGTTGATAATACAGAATCAGGTGATACATTGAAAGAAAACTCGATGCCCCAGGAAGATGTATTTAAAATGCTTGTACGTACGTTGGGTGATGAAAATGAAGATATAGAACCGATGATAGAATTGCCATcaatcaaaaataaagaaaactcaATGCCACTGTTCTTCATTCCGGGCATTGAAGGGAATTGTCTAGTATTTGAAGCACTATGTTCAAGATTAAATTATCAATGTTATGGTTTACAGACTTCGTTTGAGGATACCACTGATAACATTAGTGCTCTAACTCAAAAAATGGTCTCA CTAATTACATCCAAATTAGCGAAAAATGAAAAGTATGGTATTGTTGGCTACTCATATGGTTCAATATTGGCAACAGAAATTACAACACAGTTAGAAAAATTGGGGCATAAAGgtcgttgtttatttattgatggATCACCTACATTTTTGAAAGCGCTTATTCGTAATCTGCTCTCAATGTCAATGTCAGAAAAAATATCAGCCAGTACTGTCGAATCAAGATTAATAGCATTGATGTTATCGTTGTTCCTT
- the LOC123295309 gene encoding medium-chain acyl-CoA ligase ACSF2, mitochondrial-like isoform X2 — MYNTIGDLVKWAADKHPNRNAVIFREENEKLTFREFDDITNKWAAGLLSIGFKKGDKLAIWGPNTLDWYISFLGAAKIGVISVCVNPVYQLPELEYALKKSQVSGIITIESYKKQNYFQILKQLCPEINNSNADQLHCANVKNLQKIIVSTENNLPGIYRWKDILELGNTYNKELLEESKRKIKPSDELCMQFTSGTTGSPKVALFSHFNYVNNSFYAAQRFQFFDEQHIICVQTPFFHAYATVVGMLPALHTCSTLVVPAKIYTPLKTLEAIEKEKCTFVNGTPTMYIDLVNLQKEHKLNLNSLKVALSAAAPCSPILFHDMKSVLKAKVVKSAYGMTESSAVLFQSLPEESEHYATETVGHLQDHLEAKVVDENGDLVPFGTPGELHVRGYNIMLEYFDDIEKTQETKTKDGWLCTGDQFVLHENGYGQIVGRLKDMIIRGGENIFPKEIEDFLNTHPNIIESQVFGINDERLGEEVAVGLRIVPGSSFSYNDLNEFCSNNIAKYKIPKYIAIVNEFPQTASGKVQKFKLKEFYENNHDKFL, encoded by the exons ATGTACAATACGATTGGGGATCTAGTCAAATGGGCTGCAGATAAGCATCCCAATCGAAATGCGGTTATATTTcgagaagaaaatgaaaaactcaCTTTTCGAGAGTTTGATGATATT acgAATAAATGGGCAGCTGGCTTGTTGTCAATTGGATTTAAAAAGGGTGATAAATTGGCAATTTGGGGCCCAAATACATTAGATTGGTATATTTCGTTTTTAGGTGCAGCTAAAATTGGAGTTATTTCT GTATGTGTTAATCCCGTGTATCAGTTACCTGAATTAGAATATGCTTTAAAAAAGTCACAAGTGTCTGGAATAATAACCATTGaatcttacaaaaaacaaaactattttcaaatattaaaacaattatgtccagaaattaataattcaaatgcTGATCAATTACATTgtgcaaatgttaaaaatttacaaaaaattattgtatccacagaaaataatttacc aGGAATTTATCGCTGGAAAGACATTTTGGAATTGGGTAATACTTATAACAAGGAATTATTGGAagaatcaaaaagaaaaattaaacctAGTGACGAGTTATGCATGCAATTCACTTCA ggaACCACTGGAAGTCCAAAAGTAGCATTATTTTCACACTTTAATTATgtgaataattcattttatgcaGCTCaacgttttcaatttttcgatgaGCAACATATAATTTGTGTACAAACACCATTTTTCCACGCGTATGCAACAGTTGTTGGAATGCTTCCTGCATTGCATACATGTTCAACACTCGTAGTGCCAGCAAAAATATACACACCGTTAAAAACCTTAGAAgcaattgaaaaagaaaaatgtacctTTGTTAATGGAACACCAACAATGTACATTGATTTAGTTAATTTGCAAAAAGAGCacaaacttaatttaaattcattgaaGGTAGCACTGAGCGCTGCAGCACCTTGTTCACCAATTTTATTCCATGATATGAAAAGTGTATTAAaagcaaaagttgtcaag tcaGCGTACGGTATGACAGAATCTTCAGCAGTATTGTTCCAATCACTACCAGAAGAATCGGAACATTATGCAACAGAAACAGTGGGACATCTTCAAGATCATTTAGAAGCTAAG GTGGTTGATGAAAATGGAGATTTAGTACCATTTGGGACCCCCGGTGAATTACATGTTCGAGGTTACAACATTATGTTAGAATATTTCGATGATATCGAGAAGACGCAAGAAACAAAAACTAAAGACGGATGGTTGTGTACAGG ggaTCAATTTGTTTTACATGAAAATGGATATGGACAAATTGTTGGACGTTTAAAAGATATGATCATTAGAGGCggtgaaaatatatttccaaaggaaattgaagattttttaaaCACGCATCCAAATATTATCGAGAGccaa gtttttggtataaATGATGAACGATTGGGTGAAGAAGTTGCCGTTGGTTTACGTATTGTACCTGGAAGTAGTTTCTCTTATAatgatttgaatgaattttgttCGAACAACATTGCTAAATACAAAATTCCTAAATATATTGCAATTGTCAATGAATTTCCGCAAACAGCATCAGGGAAAGTTcagaaatttaaactaaaagaattttacgaaaataatcacgataaatttttataa
- the LOC123295309 gene encoding medium-chain acyl-CoA ligase ACSF2, mitochondrial-like isoform X1, giving the protein MIRVNFFGKFIKTFEFIVVKQEYVLKRWTHNSPTKGYSYIHNVGKIPFMYNTIGDLVKWAADKHPNRNAVIFREENEKLTFREFDDITNKWAAGLLSIGFKKGDKLAIWGPNTLDWYISFLGAAKIGVISVCVNPVYQLPELEYALKKSQVSGIITIESYKKQNYFQILKQLCPEINNSNADQLHCANVKNLQKIIVSTENNLPGIYRWKDILELGNTYNKELLEESKRKIKPSDELCMQFTSGTTGSPKVALFSHFNYVNNSFYAAQRFQFFDEQHIICVQTPFFHAYATVVGMLPALHTCSTLVVPAKIYTPLKTLEAIEKEKCTFVNGTPTMYIDLVNLQKEHKLNLNSLKVALSAAAPCSPILFHDMKSVLKAKVVKSAYGMTESSAVLFQSLPEESEHYATETVGHLQDHLEAKVVDENGDLVPFGTPGELHVRGYNIMLEYFDDIEKTQETKTKDGWLCTGDQFVLHENGYGQIVGRLKDMIIRGGENIFPKEIEDFLNTHPNIIESQVFGINDERLGEEVAVGLRIVPGSSFSYNDLNEFCSNNIAKYKIPKYIAIVNEFPQTASGKVQKFKLKEFYENNHDKFL; this is encoded by the exons ATGATAcgcgtaaatttttttggaaagttcataaaaacattCGAATTCATTGTTGTTAAACAAGAGTATGTGTTAAAAAGATG GACTCACAATTCGCCGACGAAAGGCTACAGTTACATACACAATGTTGGCAAAATACCGTTTATGTACAATACGATTGGGGATCTAGTCAAATGGGCTGCAGATAAGCATCCCAATCGAAATGCGGTTATATTTcgagaagaaaatgaaaaactcaCTTTTCGAGAGTTTGATGATATT acgAATAAATGGGCAGCTGGCTTGTTGTCAATTGGATTTAAAAAGGGTGATAAATTGGCAATTTGGGGCCCAAATACATTAGATTGGTATATTTCGTTTTTAGGTGCAGCTAAAATTGGAGTTATTTCT GTATGTGTTAATCCCGTGTATCAGTTACCTGAATTAGAATATGCTTTAAAAAAGTCACAAGTGTCTGGAATAATAACCATTGaatcttacaaaaaacaaaactattttcaaatattaaaacaattatgtccagaaattaataattcaaatgcTGATCAATTACATTgtgcaaatgttaaaaatttacaaaaaattattgtatccacagaaaataatttacc aGGAATTTATCGCTGGAAAGACATTTTGGAATTGGGTAATACTTATAACAAGGAATTATTGGAagaatcaaaaagaaaaattaaacctAGTGACGAGTTATGCATGCAATTCACTTCA ggaACCACTGGAAGTCCAAAAGTAGCATTATTTTCACACTTTAATTATgtgaataattcattttatgcaGCTCaacgttttcaatttttcgatgaGCAACATATAATTTGTGTACAAACACCATTTTTCCACGCGTATGCAACAGTTGTTGGAATGCTTCCTGCATTGCATACATGTTCAACACTCGTAGTGCCAGCAAAAATATACACACCGTTAAAAACCTTAGAAgcaattgaaaaagaaaaatgtacctTTGTTAATGGAACACCAACAATGTACATTGATTTAGTTAATTTGCAAAAAGAGCacaaacttaatttaaattcattgaaGGTAGCACTGAGCGCTGCAGCACCTTGTTCACCAATTTTATTCCATGATATGAAAAGTGTATTAAaagcaaaagttgtcaag tcaGCGTACGGTATGACAGAATCTTCAGCAGTATTGTTCCAATCACTACCAGAAGAATCGGAACATTATGCAACAGAAACAGTGGGACATCTTCAAGATCATTTAGAAGCTAAG GTGGTTGATGAAAATGGAGATTTAGTACCATTTGGGACCCCCGGTGAATTACATGTTCGAGGTTACAACATTATGTTAGAATATTTCGATGATATCGAGAAGACGCAAGAAACAAAAACTAAAGACGGATGGTTGTGTACAGG ggaTCAATTTGTTTTACATGAAAATGGATATGGACAAATTGTTGGACGTTTAAAAGATATGATCATTAGAGGCggtgaaaatatatttccaaaggaaattgaagattttttaaaCACGCATCCAAATATTATCGAGAGccaa gtttttggtataaATGATGAACGATTGGGTGAAGAAGTTGCCGTTGGTTTACGTATTGTACCTGGAAGTAGTTTCTCTTATAatgatttgaatgaattttgttCGAACAACATTGCTAAATACAAAATTCCTAAATATATTGCAATTGTCAATGAATTTCCGCAAACAGCATCAGGGAAAGTTcagaaatttaaactaaaagaattttacgaaaataatcacgataaatttttataa